In Vanessa cardui chromosome 4, ilVanCard2.1, whole genome shotgun sequence, the DNA window TACAAAGaaactacaaatatattattaataactttttccactaaatatactattgtACCGATTGtagttgataaatattataaaaagttaaaaaaatgcaagtaaaagttattaatttgcTTAAAAGACAGAAAGCTAAATATCATACAAGAAAATTGAGcaatgaatattcagttttagttcaaatttatgtatatgtttaaaaaatttgataataaGTATATCAATCAATAAATCCATGGCCCTCTTTCATCTtcagttttcaataaaaatcagcatcatcataaattatattaacatcgCTTTATTTATAGGaatacacatacaaaaataacatcgaAATTGTTTAATTACGGTTAtagttttgaataatatatatttttttaaatgattgaaaTTATACAAGCAAAAATCGAATCATTCAagatgattatatatttaaagctaacgaaataaatatttgaaagtgTGAACACATTGTACTTAAAGGAAAATGAAGACGTATGGAAGAAACTGAGCCATAAATTTATATCAGCCAAGTCCTACTTATTTTTCaagacataatattattacaattatcaaATACGGAACGAATCGTCGAATGACCTATGAATCTAACATTATAAAGGCAGAACCATTAATACTGAATAATTTTacgttgaatataaaatatataaaagtaaaactgGACGAAATAATTGAGACTATTCGCTATAAAATTGGTGTTTCTAATTTATCGAAAAATGTCACGTAACTATTTCATAAGCTCCAATATTTcctacagattatataaaacttGGTGTCACTTTCCGCCTAACTACTGGGTCCATTCGAGTAGGTATTGCtacgtttttataaatttatccaAAATACTGACACTACATTTATATCGCAAAAATATCGCTACAAAATCTATCTGATCAGACTGAACCGATTTCCGATCGATTGAATACAAAAATCACTACATATACTTTTAATCAAAAGCtttcgaaaaaatattattaggtcGATATTATTGTTCCCACTGTACCTAATAAAAGTTCGCGTGTGTCCTTTAAAATATCTTacagcttaaataaatattattgaaatgatatttattgtgatattaattacagttttttgcgtaaaatgaatttaatattaaaagatataaataaggACACAAGCACAATACATTAGTTATGTTTGACAATTATAAAGCAAAGATGAAAGTTAAAATATGTGAAGGTGATTTACAAAATAACCTATTGGAAGACTCTTTATTTGAAACGTGAATGCATGACAATAAATGTTATACAGTTAATCTGTAATGTATGTGGAATGTGAAGATATCTAAACGCCTAGATACGTCTCTACGCTAATTATTCTAAGTTTACCTAAATAGTGTGACAAAATGAACACAAGGATTTTATTACTCATCCACTAATAACGATAAAAATGAAGAAAACAACATCAAAAACATTAAGCgctaaaagtaatataattaatccaACCCGTCTAATTGAGAAATACTGCATCAATTATCAACATACATCCGCTAAGATAGTTAAAGCGTTTCATAGagctacaaataaataacacattaaaatatctaaatacaaTAACTTAACATTATAGCAGTCAACTTCAGAACAAATACAAGCGCTAGTTTAAGTGCACACCATGTATAAACAAATGATGTACGGTTTCATCTCAGGGTAGTTAATATTCGATACTCTTACACGACTTTATTCCTATACAAATATCTATATACTTTATGGCACTAACATCTATCTACGCCACTTGTCTACGTTCAGTGTCATAGTTCAGATCAAAAGTAACATGATTCGATACAAATCTTTGGCGCCGTTCGCTACATGTAAGCGGGTTTCATTTTGTACGCCCTCTTCCATATTTCACACAAGCACACCGTCGAGTGGAATCGGTAAAATATCGCCAGAGGCATCGAAACGTGCGTTATGATCGTCCATGCCCAGAGGCCGTAGAAATGCAATTGAACAGGATGTGACTCTGCCCTAGATTTCTCCAGAGTATTAATAGCCCACATTGCCAAGTTGGTCACGAGTAGGAACGTTACAATTTCCCTTCCCGGTTTTTTGCGTAATTGCTCCGGAGTTTTTGCTGATCTCCGACTGGCGTCCAATATAAACATCGTCTGGCATGTGGTCTGGACCAGTGACGATAGAGCCGTTATCAATATAAGTATTGTATTCTTTTCGATTGTAAAATGTCCCCCGATGATCGTGAACGTTCCATAAATGAACATTCCGGTTTGAGCTCCGACGAGGAGGATGTTGTCGAGTTCCAAATTCCTGTTTCCATCGTACTTCAGGTTCCGAACGCATACCATTCCCGCTAAGCTGGCAAATGTCGTCATTGCATATAAAACCAGTTCGCAAACATTTACTTCGACCACCGCTAGAGTAGCATATTCTTTTCTTGAAATCAGAACGAAGAACAAAATGAGCGATATGATAGTAAGAACTAATACTaatattccaaaaaataaacctttatgAGCTCTAGCGCAGTCGACGCTGTATAAATGAGGTGATTTCTTGTAAGCCAATCCTTCTAAGAGTCGAGCTTTGGCTATTGCTTCTGCAACATCTTTCGATGGATACTTAGATATGTTTTTCCACATAACATATAGTATGGCTGCACAGATGAGAGAGTATTCTATTGTGCACGGAAAAAGGAACGGCGAAGCGTCTTGGACCAATGAGCCCATGATGTTCGTTCGACGGCATTCGAAAATATGATGAGGTCCTTTCAGTCCTCGAGGTACTCGCAAATGCGCTGCTGCTGGATGAGATGGTGGAACTTCAGTCGCCAACGATGCAAATGCCTTTTGAAAtgctgaaaatataaaaaagtaatcgtTTTATATCAATGTTTCCAATTactctaattattataatcttattcCAATTAGTCTaatcttacaaaaataaaactattttttttattcaaaaaggttctaatatatttattcattttcaaattaatcagATAGGAAAGCCCAATTAAAACTTGACTTGACATGATGCAGTAAATTTCTTTCATAACTCAATGTAAAAAAGATTTATAGATATGGATTATAGCACTTTagctattagaaatatttttcaagcaATAACATAGAAGACCCCGTTAGGAATTAGGAGTATCTATTATCGATCTCGAAACTCACGCAAGAATTTAGGGCAGAATTCCATTTGAGGTCAACATTGACAAGAATGCTATCAACATTGTTCGGAAACATGCCTACCCATAACAATGGTTTCcacaaattaaaatcatttattttattcttaaacatgTAAACTCGCAacgaatttcattaaaaccttGTATCTACCTACGTACATAGTTAATAAGCTGGGTCAAAcagaaataaattgaaacaaagGTTCGCGTGAAGGAAAATTACTCGGTAGGGGTAGTACATAAAAAATGAGGTTAGCCTGTTTATGGAAACGTTAAGCGTACTGTGTTAGCGGTTTAAAATTGTTAACTGGGCTTACATAAGTGGAACTCTGTAATTGGTCAGATTTGATTCTGATAACAAACAGCCAGTAAACAGCTTTTTTATGATAGCTTTTGCGCATAAAGACGTtgcattatttgttttatatgtccAACTGAAATTTGGAatcttgttttttgttttaaaatgtaaatatatttttcgaatttttaCGCATATAAtgcgatattatattattgaacaaGTTATCTCAGGATATCAGAAAATAGCTTATAAATTGCAGGAACTAATAAATCGAATCATCGAAGCGAACTCTCCGACATCACTACGTTATACAGCAGCGTTCaatcataattaattcaattaacagTACACAAAGGAAATAAACGAAATAAGCGTGAGATATATAATACTGTCACAGGATATATTTTAGCGTGACTACTGTCCGTTCTGGTAACAATTTTACACTCAGCGTTTCGACAgtagtaattaattatgatagCTCGAATTTACCCATTCTGCTGTTTTTAGCAATAattggtaaaatatttatttcaattacgtCAGTATCattgttggaataaacttgTTTAAGTTTTTCATTGATAGTGCATTGTTTAGCATAGTTTcgttatatataaactaatattttaaagccGAAGGGCTTGAATGTTTGTTCGTGATTCCGAATTCCGAGTCTGattttgaatatgtatatttataaagacgACAACCGAAGACTTCTTATGACAAAGCGTTGACATAATAATCAACCAATCAGCCAAACTGTAgttgtttaattattgaaatccAAGTGGATtacaatagttataattatatgcatatttttttccataacaAGTAAACTTAATACGTATGAAACAGTCATGTATAATCGTGAGacacgtaatattaaaatatttattccgcAACGAACCTTTTTgtttttacgtattttattcGTGTGGAAAATATCGCGTATCTTTCACAAAGGGATATTCAATATCCATTTTATACAacctagtatttatatattgatatttatagtactgattattgaaaaaaacagtgtttgttaaaaaattatgattgttttttttaatgtgctaTAAAGCAATATAATTGTGGGAATTGCTAAAAAGTACTGAATTGGTCTAATTACGTtgtgacaaaaatatttcatttaaaatatattacataaatcaaGTTCTCGTACAACAAAATTTTACTGTTACAAAAtccattcattttttaaatagtcaaCAATATCTTCACTTTATATGTTGCAATGAATTTGTTCtgatattctaaaaaataaatatatagcaatTTACAAAACACTTTATAATAGTCGAGGgctttattttcaaatcatGTCATCGCGTTAAATGCGTGATTTGAAATCAAATAAACACAGAAGCTTACCGTGTAATGATACTAGGTTCTTTACAAGATGTAGCCGTTCTAACAAAATGACAGGTAAAATAAACTTACCAAGACGATGGGAGATGCCAATTGTTTTGTTCTCAGGGTCGTAAAATGTCAGTATTTCGTGTTTTGTCTCCTGAACAAGCACGTTGAGCCAGACGCTAAGGTTAGTGCCCACCATGTGCATGAGGCCAAAACGGGCCACTATCTTATGTTTGTATACTTTCAtctgaaaaacatttatatggcaaattagaaaataataaaggtGATTTTAAAAGCTAGTCTTTTTGCTctacttaataaaattgatacagACCAGACTAGGTGGAGTAGACTAGCACTTAGCTGACTCAAAGAGTTGTACGTTTTGACCAACTCTCCCAGacattatttttgtcattttataattgttacaatGTTGAATTCATACACTATtccattatatttcaatatataacagcattaacaataatttagcTGCACACTTTGACCAATCGTtggttatttttgtaattttatcttttaaattcaaatatgattacatttttttcagtGGGTTAGGAACAAGTAATACAAatggttaaaaattaaataaggacAAGAGTTCTGTTACAAAAAAGGGCAGCAATATTCCAATTAGACTtagttgttataaaaaaagtgatGTAACTTTTTCTAACCTCATTGTTGAGAAAGATGAAGTACATCTGTATAAATATGAAGGCCATTCGCGTGGCGGGCGTCAGAGCAAGCAGGACATTGTGGCAATTCGTATTCCTCTCGAGCTCCCAATACTGCCCAAACTCCAGACCCGAGTAAATCATTGAACCGATGCCGAATgctattaaacaaacaaaaaaaacataaagaaatatCTTGTAACTTCTAAATAcccaatatatgtatactttcTAAATAAAAgtgcaaaaatatatactaaaagtgcgtatatttatcaatatacatatgaaaacagttatacataatatagaatatttcaacgataatcgtaattattattaatatatccaACGtatagacaaatatttaaaagggTCCATTAAACAGGATAAAGTTAACTATAATTCAGATAGCTTGTTTGCGAGTTAAAGACTCATAAATAACAGTAAACGGACTATACGGGTTGGCTCAAGACAACATCATCTAAACTTTTCTGTAATCCTGAGACATTGAATAATTCATATAAGACAAGTCGCAGAGATAAAATCTCTTAATACTTAAGTACGTTAAACGTAACACACATACGTCAGCACCTCAacactatttattattctaaGCGTAGACAACTGAATGAAAAGTTGAATTGCAAACGTTGTTTTATCTCTTTTAGAATTCTCTTACAGTTCCAGCGCCCGgagttaaaaagaaaataagcaAACGGCCTTTCTGAGCGTCCACTTAGCCTACTTTGTAAAGgtataataatgaaacatagAGAACCATAACagcaaaatgaaaaataatactcTACACAATGCGAATTGTTATTCCTACTACTAACACAGTTATTTTCCATTCAAAGTTAAAGTTGAAtaagaaaacttttttattcgtataaaatgttgacataaaaataatcaaggACTTCTTAAGCCCAGTTGAAAACAAACTGTTGTATCATTGCTGTACAAAATATAAAGGAAACAATTGCTCATAAACATTGCTTagcatgtgtttaattaaaaattgatttagctctgtttgtttgttcggCGAACTTATAACGcagttcaaataattatttgaaaatagttcGGTAGTAGCTGTTGgcaaaattttgttattaaaaataaaactttttttaatttattttttaatgatcatcactaactatttaattatttcgatttgtttatttactatcatAATTCTTAAGAAACAACACGAaatctgtttaatttatttaacgaaaCAAAGAATAAAGTGTTTTCGTGTTGTTAAGTAAATTACGTTCCGTTTAATTCAATACGTAATGAATACAATAACTTTTCCTTATCAAGGCTGGTGATAAAAGTCCTTGAAAATTTTGAGCCCTAACTTCTGAAGgtcgtttaaattttatttatttaacgttcTTGAAATAATGTTTTCAGGCAgtgaaatgtttgtttgttatttaatattaacatttatttgccTTATTTAATAAACGCGTGTGAGCGTATTCATAAAATGTTGATTGTAATCTACCGACACACATTTGGCGAAGAACAGATGTTGATAGGTAATTACTGATCaagtcaacaaaaaatatattatatcgttacaaatattttataattttgtataaaatatttatcctgTAGCAATTACAGACTATAGTTTTGTGATCGTAAAGTATTTAGGGTTACTAGAAtaccaaattaaaatagttttacgaTAAATTCTCTAGGTATAAAACTCCAGATTTTTATACTATCGTCTATTTATAGCTTTACACTTTTATTAGATAATTTATGTAACTACTTTTAAGATTTATAACTTACCAACTGCGCCCATCCTCAAATAGAAGCTACCGTAGTGATGTGTGCGTGTGGCGAGGGCGAATCCCAGCGACAACCGCTTAGCGGCCAGCTGCGGTTGCACATGCGTGGCTGTGGTGTTGCTGCGCTCCGTCCGGGATGAACACGAGTCGGATTCCGATGGAGATGAACTCGAGTCTGATTCTAAATGAagttggttttatttatttttaagctatATGAATGCtttaacgaataaaataaatgacattaGATATATTGCCTTTTTCCCTATGTTAAAATCAAGTGAATTTCAAATTAGTGCGAAAGGGAGAGTAATCATAATGATAATCTTAATAAAGTTCAACTACAAATACATCTTCagctaaaattataattaaactatattacaatatattagtatataacaGTTTACATGTTAATGCAAACtatttcagaaataaatattgaaatacattaaatactCTTGTGTAGAGAGAGATAGAAAGTCTATTAgaacttttaaatttagaacaaattTCAAATTCACAGCATTACACAATTCTCATAGAAGAACTATGGATTAGAACCTttctttaagtatttatttaaaaacaagtctatcatcaattatattttattttatatcaaacacaagacaaataaaaatagaattaaattcaTATCGCCACTTGAACACGTATTTATCTCCTTGTCAGTCAAGAGCCATTCATTATTTTGGATTTAGAATTTCATATTTtgcttgaaattattttattcaattcctTTATAAGGACGAGGGAATATTTAGACGCAAATACCATATGAAAcgatgaatatattaaaatacgtttACTCAAGTAAACGAAAACATCAGgaaagaatataataatcttttgtCTCATGTCAACGCTTTGTTCTGCCAGAAACAGCTTACTACAAAGCGGATTGAAATTTTTCCGTCTGCaaaatgtttttacataaaCAATTCATACACTCACATACGATTTTACTtgcattcattttttttgtcaGAGATTTTTTAATCGATACTTTTTTTGACATCAgataaactattaaaaacacTGTATTTtgcttgaattttatttatttcatagtcgCGTAAGCCTTACAGgaagacaaagttacttttatctatatagtatttgtatacatttttattagctTTTAAGATGAGATCCTGTCCGCGAACGGTTTGTTTTATTCATGACAAAAGTGTTTCATTGGGTTTTgcgaatgttttttaaataaggatATATAAAATGCAAGTCTCTTTGAGACGCAAAATTGAATTGACGAACCGTCAAGGATTTTTACGGTTGATAATACAATAtctaaagataatatatattttctaaatttgaaaattaacagTTATTAAATGACCCGTATCTTTGCTTTTTAAGAAGGTTAGGAGCTTATTTTACTACGTTGCTCAAATACGGGTTAATGCATACTCATGTAGTAGAATTTTACGGAAATTAGGCTCATGCAAGTTTTatcgcgatgttttccatcaccgttcagcacaaaataaattataaacactaatgaAGCACATTATAATTTAGTGTTGTTATGATGGTACGAAAATCCAGGCAGTGATTAAATGGGTATTAATTCACGcacaattcattattaatagtttaaaaaataaaatgtcacagACAATTTTTTTCACTCTGTCCTGTgctattttatcaatatattataccatagattacaattaaattttaaattagaggcatgtaaaaatgtattgaatttattattatagagttGAGGCTATATTCATGTTTACCCCGATTCAACAATTTAAGCCCAAATCTAAGGTTTTAAACACTTCCCTGCAAGATAATTTTGTAAGAATCGCTTAATTAACAAGCAACGctcatttctttttaaaaccTCCAGACTCGTAAGAGGTAATTAGTGAGCCGGCTTCGAAAAATAAGATTTTCTTTAGTCTTCATTTTGggctttgtaaaataaattttactttatcaAGATCGGTTAATCATCAATAAAATGAGTGTATTAACTAAATGTTACTCTGAATTAAAGACGTATATTCTGATTATCAGAGTAATAAAATCAGAGTTTCTCATTAGgagtttaatttgataaataaacaacttgaAATCATTCTTTTTGTACAAAGTGTCAAACGCTCGCTGAACATGTTTGCCGTCTTAACGAAGtgcatttcaaattaatatccGAGTAAGtttgtttaaacatttaagCCCAAAACAATGACGAAACTAAACACACATATAGTCttcctacaatattttttttatggaataggttggcgaacgagcatatgggccatctgatggtaagtggtcaccatcacccatagacaatgacgctgtaagaaatattaactattccttacatcgtcaatgcgccaccaaccttgggaactaagatgctaagtcccttgtgccggtagttacactggctcactcacccttcaaaacggaacacaacaatactgcgtactgttgcttagcggtagaatatttgatgagtgggtggtacctacccaggcgggctagcacaaagccctaccaccaagtaaaaacaatattttcattattcgttattaattaataaaagatacaCATTAATGTagtaagaaaaagttcattatgaAGATAACAAGTACGCTTACTACATAATATGATTCAAATACCTTTGAATTTCTTTTGAAATCCAGGAGAAGATTCttagtatttaaatgttaaaaaaaatgcttcgtacatgaaataaaacaacTCACTAGCAACGACAGCGGTGTCAGCTGCGGAGCGGGATCTGTCTCGGAGCAGAGCAGCATACATGTATAGAAGGAACACCATACTGCCGATATACAGGTACAGATAAAAACCCTGCCgacaaaattaaacatttgtatCTGATTCTAAACAATACATAGCATTATTAAACAAGGAAAACTTACTTATAACTAGTGACAGTAACGAGAAAGATATCGTCACAtaacagttttaaataataatgtctaatataaaaaaatataaataactttcattattattgaaaataagtaaAAGGAAGAGGAGTCTTAAATACCTATGTAAAACTAGGGAAAAAAATTGGTGGTGAATTGAATTTAGTGAGACCTAAATGAAATAATGAATTCGCTGGCCATAATTTAATAGAGATGCACAGAAAGATCAGTTTTTTTAACACGccttatatatttgtttgtcgAAGAAAAGTAATGTATAAGCTATGTAAGGTTAAAAGGTATTAAAGAAGTTCCAGTAAATGATTATCCAACAATCCAATTCGCTTTTATAATTTAGAACCAGCTCAAAGTCTTTCttagtagaaaaaaataaattttacttagcTTTTTAGTACagttatctatctataaaataatattagaagtttttggaatatattcatcATCGGTTATATCAAATTGACcatttaacaatgtatttgtaTTACCATAAAACTTACCTCATAAAAAGATGGTGGTATGTACGTTGAGATGACTTCGGCCATTGGAAACGCAACTCCCATCACAACCAAGAGTTTCCCATACAACGCCGAAAGGGTCGTCGCGAGTGCATCCCCTctgttaacaaaaatataaaaaatatattaaaaatatattatacagcaATGACACTTTTAACAAAAGGTATAAGGtaaataatatcacaaataGGCATTCGTTGGTaaacatacattataataaatacgctTACTATAACAACTAGCATTTAAACCTTGattataaatactaagtatCCAATGATAGGTCATAAATCCTATACAATTATTgttgtaagtatttataattcatctttttaGCTATTAAGGAAGACGTCACGAGGAACCATGTGTacttacccgcattggaatagcagGGTGAAGTAAGAATCAAACCTACTCCTTAATAGGTAGAAGAGGCCTTTAGAACACAGAGGGACGATGACAGATGAttactttagttattttttaaaatgatggAATTAAAGCTTTTTTGTTGGATTATAATCCTgtacaatattatgatatttatcatattattgtttcaaatttcaataatgagtactgttcaCACGATAATACGATAtcacagttatttttaatttaatttcatggcaggatttatataaatttaattggcCTCTGttattgttaatgttttgttatattgttcatatatgggttactacatttattttttatattaatgtacttTATTACGACTTTACtttcttgtcgattcttctTGGTCTCGGAATCTATATTCCTTACTAGTCTTACATTTCATTCAGTAGCATGAAGATtctaaagttattttatgaataaggattttttgatttttgaagcaatgtaacattttaaaaagatataaattttggcaagattattataaaattaacacatACTACAAAATTATTGTGTACATACACACTATATGTTAAACAATAAACTAGTGTAATTCTATTATACGAGATAAACATAGGAAACATGATACTATTTGCTTTTAAAGTGGAATTAATTCGGTCGCTCTGTTTATTGAAATTAGTTGATTAAATT includes these proteins:
- the LOC124544352 gene encoding proton channel OtopLc-like isoform X2, producing the protein MKGIICDSKKSVAMKITETLANGNEVDADAIESCYSIPANNMSGGSHVSRGTFGADSEMSGSSAPPLPSPASPGAALVSPETLSRHSSPPPIPAHPTHQPAPSCSSHRVHLESPLRLSSPPSMTLGASLSLQPMLYGSGSGSVQPPLPPSRHPTRPSASIQNMHIISAGDALATTLSALYGKLLVVMGVAFPMAEVISTYIPPSFYEGFYLYLYIGSMVFLLYMYAALLRDRSRSAADTAVVAKSDSSSSPSESDSCSSRTERSNTTATHVQPQLAAKRLSLGFALATRTHHYGSFYLRMGAVAFGIGSMIYSGLEFGQYWELERNTNCHNVLLALTPATRMAFIFIQMYFIFLNNEMKVYKHKIVARFGLMHMVGTNLSVWLNVLVQETKHEILTFYDPENKTIGISHRLAFQKAFASLATEVPPSHPAAAHLRVPRGLKGPHHIFECRRTNIMGSLVQDASPFLFPCTIEYSLICAAILYVMWKNISKYPSKDVAEAIAKARLLEGLAYKKSPHLYSVDCARAHKGLFFGILVLVLTIISLILFFVLISRKEYATLAVVEVNVCELVLYAMTTFASLAGMVCVRNLKYDGNRNLELDNILLVGAQTGMFIYGTFTIIGGHFTIEKNTILILITALSSLVQTTCQTMFILDASRRSAKTPEQLRKKPGREIVTFLLVTNLAMWAINTLEKSRAESHPVQLHFYGLWAWTIITHVSMPLAIFYRFHSTVCLCEIWKRAYKMKPAYM
- the LOC124544352 gene encoding proton channel OtopLc-like isoform X1; amino-acid sequence: MDDSSPDLSLKLRRGSSDSRESFYMDFAQGIDSDIEEVTTIERIIPEHPGGRTEGDADTLATPSGLDDKDLSQCCYSIPANNMSGGSHVSRGTFGADSEMSGSSAPPLPSPASPGAALVSPETLSRHSSPPPIPAHPTHQPAPSCSSHRVHLESPLRLSSPPSMTLGASLSLQPMLYGSGSGSVQPPLPPSRHPTRPSASIQNMHIISAGDALATTLSALYGKLLVVMGVAFPMAEVISTYIPPSFYEGFYLYLYIGSMVFLLYMYAALLRDRSRSAADTAVVAKSDSSSSPSESDSCSSRTERSNTTATHVQPQLAAKRLSLGFALATRTHHYGSFYLRMGAVAFGIGSMIYSGLEFGQYWELERNTNCHNVLLALTPATRMAFIFIQMYFIFLNNEMKVYKHKIVARFGLMHMVGTNLSVWLNVLVQETKHEILTFYDPENKTIGISHRLAFQKAFASLATEVPPSHPAAAHLRVPRGLKGPHHIFECRRTNIMGSLVQDASPFLFPCTIEYSLICAAILYVMWKNISKYPSKDVAEAIAKARLLEGLAYKKSPHLYSVDCARAHKGLFFGILVLVLTIISLILFFVLISRKEYATLAVVEVNVCELVLYAMTTFASLAGMVCVRNLKYDGNRNLELDNILLVGAQTGMFIYGTFTIIGGHFTIEKNTILILITALSSLVQTTCQTMFILDASRRSAKTPEQLRKKPGREIVTFLLVTNLAMWAINTLEKSRAESHPVQLHFYGLWAWTIITHVSMPLAIFYRFHSTVCLCEIWKRAYKMKPAYM